TGCAGCCGGCCATCAGTCAGCGCTATCAATCGGCCCAGGAAGCGATCGCAGCCCTGCGCTATGTGAATACGCTGCCGGAGATGGGAGATGATGCCGTCTTTGGCCCCAAGCCGCCCTCTCCACCGCCCCCGCCGTCCCGCTATGCCACCACCCAGTTGCCTTCTATCCAGCCGACAATGCCCCTGGCTTGGCGCTGTGTCTATACGTTGGAGGGGCATGCCAACTCCGTGGCTGCGATCGCCACTAGTCCCAATGGCAAGCTCTTCGCCAGCGGCAGCTTTGATCGCACCATTAAGCTATGGCATTTGGGCACCGGTGCCTTGGTGAGCACCTTTGAAGGACATCTCTCGCCGGTGTTGTCGGTGGTGTTTAGCCTAGATGGCCGCTCCTTGATTAGCGGCAGTGTAGATGACTCCATTCGCCTATGGGACGTGGCTACGGGGCAGCAGTCGTCCACCCTCACGGATACGGCGGCGTCGGTGATGGCGCTGTCGGTGGAAATCAGTCCTGATGGTCAAGCCTTGGTGAGCGGCAGTGATGACCATACGGTGAAAGTTTGGCATTTGCAAACCGGGCGGCTCCTGCGCAGTATTCGCCATCCCCGAGCGGTGTCGGCGGTGGACATTAGCCCCGACGGCAAGATTTTGGTGAGCGGCAGCAATGACAATATTATCTGGCTGTGGAATTTCAGTACGGGTGAACTGATGCACAAACTGACGGATCACCAGCGAGATATTAATTCCCTGGCGATTAGCCCCGACAGTAAGATGTTGGCTAGCGGCAGTAGTGACAATACGATTAAGCTTTGGGATTTGCGCAAAGGGCGACTGTGGCGAACCCTCACCGGGCATCTAGACTGGGTGCGGGTGGTCTGCATCAGTCCCGATGGTCGTACCTTGGCCAGCGGCGGCGATGACTGCACTATTAAGCTTTGGGATCTAAAAACCGGGCGGCTGCGCCATACCTTAGCGGGCTACTGTCATGGTCATCAAAAGGGCGTCAATGCCCTAGCGTTTAGCCGCGATAATCGTACCTTGATCAGCGGCAGTGGCGATCGCACGATCAAAATTTGGCGCTATCAGTAGGCGATTT
This sequence is a window from Candidatus Obscuribacterales bacterium. Protein-coding genes within it:
- a CDS encoding serine/threonine-protein kinase gives rise to the protein MPVPSQRRSPLRSTLMSYCLNPLCLSPQNLAEAQFCQSCGMRLQVNNRYRAIRPLGHGGFGKTYLAVDEHIPSRPPCVIKQFFPGNLSGDRLDKATHLFHEEANRLDHLSPHPQIPHLLAHFSEDRYHYLVQSFVDGQTLEQEVAQSGPFTEAQIRHVLGDLLPVLAFIHQAQVIHRDIKPANIIRRRSDRQLVLVDFGAAKLTSAAALQQTGTVIGSAGYAAPEQTGGKAVFASDLYSLGVTCIHLLTDVPPFDLYSFTEGAWIWRDYLRSPIHSELGLLLDRLLQPAISQRYQSAQEAIAALRYVNTLPEMGDDAVFGPKPPSPPPPPSRYATTQLPSIQPTMPLAWRCVYTLEGHANSVAAIATSPNGKLFASGSFDRTIKLWHLGTGALVSTFEGHLSPVLSVVFSLDGRSLISGSVDDSIRLWDVATGQQSSTLTDTAASVMALSVEISPDGQALVSGSDDHTVKVWHLQTGRLLRSIRHPRAVSAVDISPDGKILVSGSNDNIIWLWNFSTGELMHKLTDHQRDINSLAISPDSKMLASGSSDNTIKLWDLRKGRLWRTLTGHLDWVRVVCISPDGRTLASGGDDCTIKLWDLKTGRLRHTLAGYCHGHQKGVNALAFSRDNRTLISGSGDRTIKIWRYQ